The window ATCGACCTGCCGCTGCTGACGCAGGATTATCGCGCCTTCTCTTCCGAAGCATTGCGACTTGCAGCCGATCCCTCGCGCGCGGCGGCGGCGAAACCGTTTCTTGAGTTTCTCGCGGGAACCGACCCGGCGGCGGGTGAGGACGAGCAAATTGCGATCACCGGCGCGAAGCTTTTCACCGAATATCTGTCGCGCATGCGCGAGACCGGTGCCCAATCCACGCTCGCCCCAGGACGGTTTCTCCTTCCGGGCGATCTCGAAGGATCGCCGCTACTGACGTTCTTTCCGATGCCGCTCGCGTCGGACGAGCGCCTTCCCCGCGCATCGATCGCGGCGATGATGACGCGGCGTTTCGAAAGCTATAAGTCGACTGTGGTTCGCCCGTTCTTTAACGATCACTTTGCGCGGCTCGACCGTCAGATCGTGCTGGTTGACGCGCTTTCCGCATTGAACCGAGGCGCAGACGCACTCGCTGATCTCGAACGCGCGATGACGGCAATCCTGCAAGCGTTCCGGCCCGGCACCAACTCGTGGCTTTCGCTTCTTATGGGCCGCAAGATCGACCGCGTTCTCTTTGCTGCAACGAAGGCCGATCATTTACCGGCATCGAGCCACGACCGTCTGGCTAGCGTTCTCAAGCTGATCGTTGATGACTCGGTTACGCGTGCCGAAGGAGAAGGCGCGGGCGTCAATGCAATGGCGCTCGCGGCCATCCGCGCGACGCGCGAGACAACAGCGAAGCAAGGCGGAGAGCTGCTGCCCTGCCTTGTCGGCATACCGATGACCGGTGAACGCATTGATGGCGTGACTTTCAACGGGAAGACAGAAGCCGCAATCTTTCCGGGCGATCTTCCGGCCGATCCAGCGGCAGCGCTCGACGCCGCGCGGCGGGCAACATCGCCGCTCGAACTCATTCGCTTTCAGCCGCCAAAACTCTTGGACGTCCTTGCCGACGGAACGCCGGCGGCCTTTCCTCATATCCGGCTTGACCGAGCCCTAGATTTTCTCATTTCGGACTATCTCACATGACGTTCGAAAACGATCCGCCATCGCGCCGCCCCCGCGTTCTCAAGCTCGACGAAATCGAGCCTGCACCTCAGATCGATGAATGGAGCGAAACCTCCGGCGCGGCGAGCCAGCGGCGTATGCCCGTCCCCGAACGTCGATTGACGGTCAGCGATATCAATCGCGGCTTTCGCTTTGGCGGCATTCTCTTCGGGGCGATGGCGTCGCTTGCGTCTCTTGCTGCCGGGCTTTGGTTTGCGCGGTTTGTGTCCGTCGCGCTCGAGCGGCAAGATTGGGTCGGCTGGACTGCGTTCGGGCTTTTGATGGTGATTGCCTTTGCACTCACGGCCATCGTTCTGCGCGAACTCATCGGCTTCCGGCGTCTGGCGCGGCTCGCGAAACTTCGTGCGCTGGTGAAGGCGACACTAGCGAAGCCGGACGCTGTCGCAGAACGAACCGCGGCTGACGCGCTCATAAAACACTATCGCGCGCGGCCGGATCTTGCCTGGGGTCTTGCACGCGTCAACGATCATCGCGGCGATGTGCTCGCACCCGGGGAACTGCTTAGGCTCACCGACCGCGAACTGATCCGGCCGCTCGATGTCGAGGCGCGGCGGATCATTCTGAAATCTGCGAAGCGCGTGGCGACCGTTTCGGCGCTGTCGCCCATCCTCTGGATCGCGATGGGGTTTGTGCTCGTCGAGAACGTGCGCATGTTCCGCTCGATCGCGACTATTTACGGTGGACGGCCCGGCGTGCTCGGTGCGCTCCGGCTCGCGAAGCTCGTCGTTGGGCATGTCATTGCCACCGGCGGCATTGGCATGACGGACGATCTGCTTGGGCAGTTTGTCGGACAGGATGTGCTGCGCCGTCTATCGCGGCGACTGGGCGAAGGTGCCTTCAACGGCGCGCTCACGGCACGGCTCGGTGTGGTTGCTGCCGAAGTGACTCGGCCCCTTCCCTATCTCGATACCGAGCCTTTGCGCGTGCGTGAGATTTTCAA is drawn from Hyphomicrobium methylovorum and contains these coding sequences:
- a CDS encoding YcjF family protein, producing the protein MTFENDPPSRRPRVLKLDEIEPAPQIDEWSETSGAASQRRMPVPERRLTVSDINRGFRFGGILFGAMASLASLAAGLWFARFVSVALERQDWVGWTAFGLLMVIAFALTAIVLRELIGFRRLARLAKLRALVKATLAKPDAVAERTAADALIKHYRARPDLAWGLARVNDHRGDVLAPGELLRLTDRELIRPLDVEARRIILKSAKRVATVSALSPILWIAMGFVLVENVRMFRSIATIYGGRPGVLGALRLAKLVVGHVIATGGIGMTDDLLGQFVGQDVLRRLSRRLGEGAFNGALTARLGVVAAEVTRPLPYLDTEPLRVREIFNELFRSLRSSKATDDRPSGRAG
- a CDS encoding YcjX family protein, with amino-acid sequence MADASYSDLIRDAQTRLGDFLTPSLRLGVTGLSRAGKTVFITSLIRNLISGGRLPFFAPEAEQRIVRAYLEPQPDDSVPRFDYEAHLRDLIAVPPVWPDSTRRISELRITIEYRSGSLLKRTLGLSKLYLDIVDYPGEWLIDLPLLTQDYRAFSSEALRLAADPSRAAAAKPFLEFLAGTDPAAGEDEQIAITGAKLFTEYLSRMRETGAQSTLAPGRFLLPGDLEGSPLLTFFPMPLASDERLPRASIAAMMTRRFESYKSTVVRPFFNDHFARLDRQIVLVDALSALNRGADALADLERAMTAILQAFRPGTNSWLSLLMGRKIDRVLFAATKADHLPASSHDRLASVLKLIVDDSVTRAEGEGAGVNAMALAAIRATRETTAKQGGELLPCLVGIPMTGERIDGVTFNGKTEAAIFPGDLPADPAAALDAARRATSPLELIRFQPPKLLDVLADGTPAAFPHIRLDRALDFLISDYLT